In Synechococcus sp. CC9616, the following are encoded in one genomic region:
- a CDS encoding 2Fe-2S iron-sulfur cluster-binding protein: MTETAAAVSTHTIRAEFEGEIQSFLCRSDQTVLNAAEAAGVMLPSSCCSGVCTTCAAVVTEGRVEQPDAMGVKSDLQEQGYTLLCVAYPRADLTLRAGQEDALYEAQFGQYQK; this comes from the coding sequence ATGACTGAAACCGCAGCGGCAGTGTCGACCCACACCATCCGGGCGGAGTTTGAAGGCGAGATTCAAAGCTTCCTTTGCCGTTCTGATCAGACGGTGCTCAACGCTGCTGAAGCTGCCGGTGTGATGCTTCCCAGTTCCTGCTGCTCGGGTGTCTGCACCACTTGTGCAGCCGTCGTCACGGAGGGACGTGTTGAACAACCCGACGCCATGGGGGTTAAGTCTGATCTGCAGGAACAGGGCTATACCTTGCTTTGTGTGGCTTACCCACGCGCTGATCTCACACTCAGGGCTGGTCAGGAGGATGCGCTCTATGAAGCGCAGTTCGGTCAGTACCAGAAATGA